The following are encoded together in the Pseudomonas xantholysinigenes genome:
- a CDS encoding Tex family protein, whose amino-acid sequence MDSINSRIAEELGVRPQQVEAAVGLLDEGSTVPFIARYRKEVTGSLDDTQLRHLEERLRYLRELDDRRASILASIEEQGKLTPELAREIKLADTKTRLEDLYLPYKQKRRTKGQIALEAGLGELADGLFNDPQLTPESEAARFVDAEKGVADVKAALEGAKYILMERFAEDAALLDKLRSFLKQEAVLSARVVAGKEEEGAKFRDYFAHDELLRTAPSHRALAIFRGRNEGVLSASLKVGEELPGTLHPCELMIGEHVGIENRSRPADKWLGEVVRWTWKVKLYTHLETDLFGELRDNAEGEAINVFAHNLHDLLLAAPAGPRATLGFDPGLRTGCKIAVVDATGKLLDHTTVYPHAPKNDWDRTISIMAALCAKHSVELIAIGNGTASRESDKLVAELVKKYPALKITKIMVSEAGASVYSASELAAREFPDLDVSIRGAVSIARRLQDPLAELVKIDPKSIGVGQYQHDVSQVKLARGLDAVVEDCVNAVGVDVNTASVALLTRISGLNATLAQNIVAHRDSNGPFATRAALKKVSRLGEKTFEQAAGFLRVMNGDNPLDASAVHPEAYPLVQRIAADTDRDIRSLIGDSGFLKRLDPKKFTDESFGLPTVTDILQELDKPGRDPRPEFKTATFQDGVEDLKDLEPGMILEGVVTNVTNFGAFVDIGVHQDGLVHISALSEKFVKDPREAVKAGDVVKVKVMEVDIPRKRVGLSMRMSDTPGEKVEGNRGGNRGNGGNRQQQAPRPRETTAAAPANNAMAALFANAKQLKKK is encoded by the coding sequence ATGGACAGCATCAACAGCCGTATCGCCGAGGAACTGGGCGTGCGCCCACAGCAGGTCGAAGCGGCCGTGGGCCTGTTGGACGAAGGATCGACCGTGCCCTTCATCGCCCGCTACCGCAAGGAAGTGACCGGCAGCCTGGACGATACCCAACTGCGCCACCTGGAAGAGCGCCTGCGCTACCTGCGCGAACTCGACGATCGACGCGCCAGCATCCTGGCCAGCATCGAGGAGCAGGGCAAGCTGACCCCGGAGCTGGCCCGCGAAATCAAGCTGGCCGACACCAAGACCCGTCTCGAAGACCTCTACCTGCCGTACAAGCAGAAGCGCCGCACCAAGGGCCAGATCGCCCTGGAAGCCGGCCTCGGCGAATTGGCCGACGGCCTGTTCAACGACCCGCAACTGACTCCGGAGAGCGAAGCGGCACGTTTCGTCGACGCCGAAAAAGGCGTGGCCGACGTCAAGGCGGCCCTGGAAGGCGCCAAGTACATCCTCATGGAGCGCTTCGCCGAAGACGCCGCCCTGCTCGACAAGCTGCGCAGTTTCCTCAAGCAGGAAGCGGTGCTCAGCGCCCGCGTGGTCGCCGGCAAGGAAGAGGAAGGCGCCAAGTTCCGCGACTACTTCGCCCATGACGAGCTGCTGCGCACCGCCCCGTCGCACCGTGCCCTGGCGATCTTCCGCGGGCGCAACGAAGGCGTGCTGAGCGCGTCCTTGAAGGTTGGCGAAGAGCTACCCGGCACCTTGCATCCCTGCGAGCTGATGATCGGCGAGCATGTCGGCATCGAAAACCGTAGCCGCCCGGCCGACAAATGGCTCGGCGAGGTGGTGCGCTGGACCTGGAAGGTCAAGCTCTACACCCACCTCGAAACCGACCTGTTCGGCGAGCTGCGCGACAACGCCGAAGGCGAGGCGATCAACGTCTTCGCCCACAACCTGCACGACCTGCTGCTGGCCGCCCCGGCCGGCCCGCGCGCGACGCTTGGCTTCGACCCGGGCCTGCGCACCGGCTGCAAGATCGCCGTGGTCGATGCCACCGGCAAGCTGCTGGACCACACCACGGTCTACCCGCACGCGCCGAAGAACGACTGGGATCGCACGATCTCGATCATGGCGGCGCTGTGCGCCAAGCACTCGGTGGAGCTGATCGCCATCGGCAACGGTACCGCCAGCCGCGAGAGCGACAAGCTGGTGGCCGAGCTGGTCAAGAAGTATCCGGCCCTGAAGATCACCAAGATCATGGTCTCCGAGGCTGGCGCCTCGGTGTATTCGGCGTCGGAGCTGGCTGCTCGCGAGTTCCCGGACCTGGACGTGTCGATCCGTGGCGCGGTGTCCATTGCCCGTCGCCTGCAGGACCCACTGGCGGAACTGGTGAAGATCGACCCGAAATCCATCGGTGTCGGCCAGTACCAGCACGATGTGTCGCAGGTGAAGCTGGCCCGCGGCCTGGACGCCGTGGTCGAGGACTGCGTGAACGCCGTGGGCGTGGACGTCAACACTGCCTCGGTGGCGTTGCTGACCCGTATCTCCGGCCTCAATGCGACCCTGGCGCAGAACATCGTCGCCCACCGCGACAGCAACGGCCCGTTCGCCACCCGCGCGGCGCTGAAAAAAGTCAGCCGCCTGGGCGAGAAGACCTTCGAACAAGCCGCCGGCTTCCTGCGCGTGATGAACGGCGACAACCCGCTGGACGCCTCCGCTGTGCACCCAGAGGCCTACCCGCTGGTGCAGCGCATCGCCGCCGACACCGACCGCGACATTCGCTCGCTGATCGGCGACAGCGGTTTCCTCAAGCGCCTGGATCCGAAGAAATTCACCGACGAAAGCTTCGGCCTGCCGACCGTCACCGACATTCTCCAGGAGCTGGACAAGCCAGGCCGCGACCCACGCCCGGAATTCAAGACCGCCACCTTCCAGGACGGCGTCGAGGACCTCAAGGACCTGGAACCAGGCATGATCCTCGAAGGCGTGGTGACCAACGTCACCAACTTCGGTGCCTTCGTCGACATCGGCGTGCACCAGGACGGCCTGGTGCACATCTCGGCGCTGTCGGAGAAGTTCGTCAAGGACCCGCGTGAAGCGGTCAAGGCCGGCGATGTGGTCAAGGTCAAGGTCATGGAGGTGGACATCCCGCGCAAACGCGTCGGCCTGTCCATGCGCATGAGCGACACCCCGGGCGAGAAGGTCGAGGGCAATCGTGGCGGCAACCGTGGCAACGGCGGCAACCGCCAGCAGCAGGCGCCGCGCCCTCGCGAAACCACCGCTGCGGCACCGGCCAACAACGCCATGGCGGCACTGTTCGCCAACGCCAAGCAACTGAAGAAGAAGTGA
- the ompR gene encoding osmolarity response regulator transcription factor OmpR, translating to MTSTANATDGDKILIVDDDPGLSSLLDRFFTSKGFRVRTVPNVEQMDRLLAREVFNLVVLDLMLPGEDGLSACKRLRASNNQIPIIMLTAKGDELSRIKGLELGADDYLAKPFNPDELVARVKAVLRRQAPAVPGAPGSEDETVTFGDYELSLATRELKRGNEVHMLTTGEFAVLKALVMHAREPLTRDKLMNLARGREWDALERSIDVQISRLRRMIEPDPSKPRYIQTVWGVGYVFVPDGNAGK from the coding sequence ATGACCAGCACCGCAAACGCCACCGATGGCGACAAGATTCTCATCGTCGACGACGACCCGGGCCTGAGCAGCCTGCTGGACCGTTTCTTCACCAGCAAGGGTTTCCGGGTGCGCACCGTGCCCAACGTCGAACAGATGGACCGCCTGCTGGCTCGTGAAGTGTTCAACCTGGTCGTGCTCGACCTGATGCTGCCGGGCGAGGACGGCCTGTCCGCGTGCAAGCGCCTGCGTGCATCGAACAACCAGATCCCGATCATCATGCTCACCGCCAAGGGTGACGAACTCAGCCGCATCAAGGGCCTGGAGCTGGGCGCCGACGATTACCTGGCCAAGCCGTTCAACCCCGACGAGCTGGTGGCGCGGGTCAAGGCTGTGCTGCGTCGCCAGGCGCCGGCGGTGCCGGGCGCGCCGGGCAGCGAGGACGAAACCGTCACCTTCGGCGACTACGAGCTGTCGCTGGCCACCCGCGAACTCAAGCGCGGCAACGAAGTGCACATGCTGACCACCGGTGAATTCGCCGTGCTCAAGGCGCTGGTCATGCATGCTCGCGAGCCGCTGACCCGCGACAAGCTGATGAACCTGGCCCGTGGCCGCGAGTGGGATGCCCTGGAGCGCTCCATCGATGTGCAGATCTCGCGCCTGCGCCGGATGATCGAGCCCGACCCGTCCAAGCCACGCTATATCCAGACCGTCTGGGGTGTTGGCTACGTCTTCGTGCCGGACGGAAACGCCGGCAAATGA
- a CDS encoding ATP-binding protein — translation MKTPLWFPQSFFARTLWLVLIVVLFSKALTLVYLLMNEDVLVDRQYSHGVALTLRAYWAADEENREQIAEAAGLIRVTGAGVPEGEQHWPYSEIYQRQMQAELGEDTEVRLRIHAPPALWVNAPSLGPGWLKVPLYPHPLRGQKIWNVLGWFLAIGLLSTASAWIFVRQLNQPLKRLVFAARQLGQGRSVRLPISDTPSEMTEVYRAFNQMAEDVEQAGRERELMLAGVSHDLRTPLTRLRLSLSLMGSDSDLSDDMVRDIEDMDAILDQFLAFIRDGRDEPVEEVDLNDLIYEVVAPYNQHEEQVRLCLEPIPPFPLRRVSLKRMLGNLIGNALHHAGKGVEVAAYVSGEQSAPYVVLSVLDRGTGIDESELETIFNPFIRGDRARGGKGTGLGLAIVKRIAAQHGGNVELRNRSGGGIEARVRLPLGLLLPRNAV, via the coding sequence ATGAAAACGCCCCTGTGGTTCCCGCAAAGCTTCTTCGCCCGCACCCTCTGGCTGGTGCTGATCGTCGTGCTGTTTTCCAAGGCGCTGACACTGGTGTACCTGCTGATGAACGAGGACGTGCTGGTCGATCGCCAGTACAGTCACGGCGTGGCCCTGACGCTGCGGGCCTACTGGGCGGCGGATGAAGAAAACCGCGAGCAGATCGCCGAGGCCGCCGGGCTGATCCGCGTGACCGGGGCGGGTGTGCCGGAAGGCGAGCAGCATTGGCCGTACAGCGAGATCTACCAGCGGCAGATGCAGGCCGAACTGGGTGAGGACACCGAAGTCCGCCTGCGCATCCACGCGCCGCCGGCGCTGTGGGTGAATGCGCCGAGCCTGGGGCCGGGCTGGCTCAAGGTGCCGCTGTACCCGCATCCGCTGCGCGGGCAGAAGATCTGGAACGTGCTGGGCTGGTTCCTGGCCATCGGCTTGCTGTCCACCGCATCGGCATGGATTTTCGTGCGCCAGCTCAACCAACCGCTCAAGCGCCTGGTGTTCGCCGCCCGCCAACTGGGCCAGGGGCGCAGCGTGCGCCTGCCGATCAGTGACACGCCCAGCGAGATGACCGAGGTGTACCGGGCGTTCAACCAGATGGCCGAGGATGTCGAACAGGCCGGGCGCGAGCGTGAGCTGATGCTGGCCGGGGTGTCCCACGACCTGCGCACGCCCCTGACCCGGCTGCGCCTGTCGTTGTCGCTGATGGGCAGCGACAGCGACCTCAGCGACGACATGGTGCGTGATATCGAGGACATGGACGCGATCCTTGACCAGTTCCTGGCGTTCATCCGCGACGGACGCGACGAGCCGGTGGAGGAGGTCGACCTCAACGACCTGATCTACGAGGTGGTGGCGCCCTACAACCAGCATGAGGAACAGGTACGACTGTGCCTGGAGCCGATTCCACCGTTCCCGCTGCGCCGGGTGTCGCTCAAGCGCATGCTCGGCAACCTGATTGGCAACGCCCTGCACCATGCCGGCAAGGGCGTGGAGGTGGCGGCCTATGTGTCGGGCGAGCAGAGCGCGCCTTATGTGGTGCTCAGCGTGTTGGACCGTGGCACCGGGATCGACGAGTCGGAACTGGAAACCATCTTCAACCCGTTCATTCGTGGTGACCGCGCACGCGGCGGCAAGGGCACCGGGTTGGGGCTGGCAATCGTCAAGCGGATTGCCGCGCAGCATGGCGGCAATGTGGAACTGCGCAACCGCTCCGGTGGCGGGATCGAGGCGCGGGTGAGGCTGCCGTTGGGGTTGTTGCTGCCGCGCAACGCCGTGTGA
- the rimK gene encoding 30S ribosomal protein S6--L-glutamate ligase, with product MKIAVLSRNPRLYSTRRLVEAGTQRGHEVVVIDTLRAYMNIASHKPQIHYRGKPLEGFDAVIPRIGASVTFYGCAVLRQFEMMGVYPLNESVAIARSRDKLRSLQLLSRRGIGLPITGFAHSPDDIPDLIQMVNGAPLVIKVLEGTQGIGVVLCETTKAAESVIEAFMGLKQNIMVQEYIKEAGGADIRCFVVGDKVIASMKRQAKPGEFRSNLHRGGVASLIKITPEERMTAIRAAKVMGLSVAGVDILRSNHGPLVMEVNSSPGLEGIEVTTGKDVAGMIIEHLEKNSGPNQTRTKGKG from the coding sequence ATGAAGATCGCTGTGCTCTCGCGCAATCCGCGTCTGTATTCCACCCGCCGCCTGGTCGAGGCCGGTACCCAACGGGGCCATGAAGTGGTGGTGATCGATACGCTCCGGGCCTACATGAACATCGCCAGCCACAAGCCGCAGATTCACTATCGGGGCAAGCCGCTGGAGGGTTTCGACGCGGTGATCCCGCGCATCGGCGCCTCGGTGACCTTCTATGGCTGCGCGGTGCTGCGCCAGTTCGAGATGATGGGCGTCTATCCGCTCAACGAATCGGTGGCCATCGCCCGCTCGCGGGACAAGCTGCGCTCGCTGCAATTGCTGTCACGCCGTGGCATCGGCCTGCCCATCACCGGCTTCGCCCATTCACCGGACGACATCCCCGACCTGATCCAGATGGTCAATGGCGCGCCGCTGGTGATCAAGGTGCTCGAAGGCACCCAGGGCATCGGCGTGGTGCTGTGCGAAACCACCAAGGCCGCCGAGTCGGTGATCGAGGCGTTCATGGGCCTGAAACAGAACATCATGGTCCAGGAATACATCAAGGAGGCCGGCGGCGCCGATATCCGCTGCTTCGTGGTCGGCGACAAGGTGATCGCCTCGATGAAACGTCAGGCCAAGCCGGGCGAGTTCCGTTCCAACCTGCACCGCGGTGGCGTGGCCAGCCTGATCAAGATCACCCCCGAGGAACGCATGACCGCCATTCGTGCCGCCAAGGTCATGGGCCTGAGCGTGGCCGGCGTGGACATCCTGCGTTCCAACCATGGGCCGCTGGTGATGGAGGTGAACTCCTCCCCAGGGCTGGAGGGTATCGAGGTGACCACCGGCAAGGATGTGGCCGGGATGATCATCGAACACCTGGAGAAGAACAGCGGGCCGAATCAGACCCGGACCAAGGGCAAGGGTTGA
- a CDS encoding ATP-dependent zinc protease family protein yields MKTFDHLTVIGLREWVALPDLGVAGLRAKIDTGASTSSLHATEVEPFERDGQPWVRFTAHLGSVVQLRHRRCEAPLVAMKRIKSSNGQAQARYVIRTSLALGDRVWEVEFTLACRKNMRYRLLLGSKALIHGQLVVNPGLKYVQDKPAFPATLSPVTGAA; encoded by the coding sequence GTGAAGACATTTGACCACCTGACTGTGATCGGCCTGCGCGAGTGGGTCGCCCTGCCCGACCTCGGCGTCGCCGGCCTGCGCGCCAAGATCGACACTGGCGCCAGCACCTCCAGCCTGCATGCCACCGAGGTCGAGCCGTTCGAGCGCGATGGCCAGCCCTGGGTGCGCTTTACCGCTCACCTGGGCTCGGTGGTGCAGTTGCGCCACCGGCGCTGCGAAGCGCCACTGGTGGCGATGAAACGCATCAAGAGTTCCAACGGCCAGGCCCAGGCGCGCTACGTGATCCGCACCAGCCTGGCGCTTGGCGACCGGGTCTGGGAGGTAGAGTTCACCTTGGCCTGCCGCAAGAACATGCGCTACCGGCTGCTGCTCGGCTCGAAGGCGCTGATCCATGGCCAGCTGGTGGTCAACCCAGGCCTCAAGTACGTCCAGGACAAACCGGCCTTCCCGGCCACCCTATCCCCTGTCACAGGTGCTGCATGA
- a CDS encoding RNA-binding S4 domain-containing protein codes for MAQKPEDDDKVRLDKWLWAARFYKTRALAKAAIESGKVHCRGERCKPGKEPRVGDEFVLRTGFDERTVVVKALAVVRRGAPEAQTLYEETAESVKRREQAAELRKAGAVGVSTDGRPTKKQRRQIHQLHGSFE; via the coding sequence ATGGCACAAAAGCCTGAGGACGACGACAAGGTCCGTTTGGACAAATGGCTGTGGGCGGCGCGCTTCTACAAGACCCGGGCCTTGGCCAAGGCGGCCATCGAAAGCGGCAAGGTGCACTGTCGGGGCGAGCGCTGCAAGCCGGGCAAGGAACCACGGGTGGGCGACGAGTTCGTGCTGCGCACCGGCTTCGACGAGCGTACCGTGGTGGTGAAGGCGTTGGCGGTGGTGCGGCGCGGGGCGCCGGAGGCACAGACGTTGTACGAGGAAACCGCCGAGAGCGTGAAACGTCGTGAGCAGGCCGCCGAACTGCGCAAGGCGGGAGCGGTGGGGGTGAGCACCGACGGGCGGCCGACCAAGAAGCAGCGGCGGCAGATTCACCAGCTGCATGGCAGTTTCGAATGA
- a CDS encoding phosphatase PAP2 family protein: protein MDNRPLFQARWSWGPLAACTLLPIALLCFWLWPVGQILCLTFDEWLFHSLNAPLADNVVWRTIWAVGSLRPFDILVGLIMLSLLIRGDWVFKAVQVRQAFFGFLVTLLLLVVIRALFSKWVSAMGWQHNSPSMTFDNAVHLSDYYPDVEKKWELKDRSSQSFPGDHASVLLIWALFMSLFSRRLMQHLVIWALALLFMLPRLVAGAHWGQDDYIGGLLMAVLALGWSCYTPLAAKGSAALVRWTAPLFRLLGKLPLVGRMSVIRTA from the coding sequence ATGGACAATCGACCACTGTTCCAAGCGAGGTGGTCCTGGGGACCCTTGGCAGCCTGCACGCTGCTGCCCATCGCTCTACTGTGTTTCTGGTTATGGCCCGTTGGCCAGATCCTGTGCCTGACTTTCGACGAATGGCTGTTCCACAGCCTCAACGCCCCGCTGGCCGACAACGTAGTCTGGCGTACCATCTGGGCCGTCGGCAGCCTGCGTCCATTCGACATCCTGGTCGGGCTGATCATGTTGTCGCTGCTGATTCGCGGCGACTGGGTGTTCAAGGCCGTGCAGGTGCGCCAGGCATTTTTCGGCTTCCTGGTGACCCTGCTCCTGTTAGTGGTGATTCGCGCGCTGTTTTCCAAGTGGGTCAGTGCAATGGGTTGGCAACACAATAGCCCATCGATGACGTTCGACAACGCCGTGCACCTGAGCGACTACTACCCGGACGTGGAAAAGAAATGGGAGCTCAAGGACCGTTCGAGCCAGAGTTTCCCGGGTGACCACGCGTCGGTGCTGCTGATCTGGGCGCTGTTCATGAGCCTGTTCAGCCGCCGCCTGATGCAACACCTGGTGATCTGGGCGCTAGCGCTGCTGTTCATGCTGCCGCGCCTGGTGGCAGGCGCCCACTGGGGCCAGGACGATTATATCGGTGGCCTGCTGATGGCCGTGCTGGCGCTGGGCTGGAGCTGCTACACACCGTTGGCCGCCAAAGGCAGCGCGGCGCTGGTGCGCTGGACGGCACCGCTGTTCAGGCTGCTGGGCAAGCTGCCGCTGGTCGGGCGCATGAGCGTCATTCGCACCGCCTGA
- the hslO gene encoding Hsp33 family molecular chaperone HslO, translated as MSDLPDTDFTQRFIFDDRDVRGEMVALERSYAEVLAKHAYPQPVQQLLGELMAAAALLVGTLKFDGLLVLQAQSQGPVPLLAIEYTSEHDIRGLARYEAEQIGADATLADLMPGGHLVLTIIPVNGQRYQGTVELDGKDLSECFTNYFVMSQQINTCISLAADGVRARGLLVQQLPAEIHKDSEEREESWAHVKALANTVKVEELLGLDNETVLHRLYHEDAVRLFDIQPLRFKCSCSRERSGNALVSLGEADAKALVAECGGTVEIDCQFCNERYLFDATDVAQLFAGGGTEAPSETQH; from the coding sequence ATGAGCGACTTGCCAGATACCGATTTCACACAACGTTTCATCTTCGACGACCGCGATGTGCGCGGTGAAATGGTCGCGTTGGAACGCAGCTATGCCGAGGTGCTGGCCAAGCACGCCTACCCGCAGCCGGTGCAGCAACTGCTGGGCGAACTGATGGCCGCCGCCGCGCTGTTGGTCGGCACCCTGAAGTTCGACGGCTTGCTGGTGCTCCAGGCGCAATCCCAGGGGCCGGTGCCGCTGCTGGCCATCGAGTACACCAGCGAGCACGACATCCGTGGCCTGGCGCGCTACGAGGCCGAGCAGATCGGGGCTGACGCCACCCTTGCCGATCTGATGCCGGGCGGTCACCTGGTGTTGACCATCATTCCGGTCAACGGCCAGCGCTACCAGGGCACGGTCGAGCTGGACGGCAAGGACCTGTCGGAGTGCTTCACCAACTACTTCGTCATGTCGCAGCAGATCAACACCTGCATCTCCCTGGCGGCCGATGGCGTGCGCGCCCGCGGTCTGCTGGTGCAGCAGCTGCCGGCCGAGATCCACAAGGATAGCGAAGAGCGTGAGGAAAGCTGGGCCCACGTGAAGGCCTTGGCCAACACCGTGAAAGTCGAGGAGCTGCTGGGCCTGGACAACGAAACCGTGCTGCACCGCCTGTACCACGAGGACGCCGTGCGCCTGTTCGACATCCAGCCACTGCGCTTCAAGTGCAGTTGCTCGCGCGAGCGCTCCGGCAATGCCCTGGTCAGCCTCGGCGAGGCCGACGCCAAGGCGTTGGTGGCCGAGTGTGGCGGCACTGTCGAGATCGATTGCCAGTTCTGCAACGAGCGTTATCTGTTCGATGCCACCGATGTCGCGCAATTGTTTGCTGGCGGTGGTACCGAGGCGCCCTCAGAAACTCAGCACTGA